One genomic window of Quercus robur chromosome 6, dhQueRobu3.1, whole genome shotgun sequence includes the following:
- the LOC126733308 gene encoding RING-H2 finger protein ATL78-like: MSDSKLTPTQLFQDFLGDFYSRRLLYHNPLYQAPATASPPVPGHSPELSGSNTVDNSFDTNVVMVLSVLLCALICSLGLNSIIRCALSCSRLVASDSSGDDSARTANTGVKKKALKTFPTVSYSAELNLPGLDTECVICLSDFTAGERVRLLPKCHHGFHVRCIDKWLSSHSSCPKCRHCLIETCQKIVGCSQASSSEPPPPVHESTVSIAPLEPEGLICNYRGLT; this comes from the coding sequence ATGTCTGATTCTAAACTCACACCTACTCAGCTCTTCCAAGACTTTTTGGGAGATTTCTATTCAAGGAGACTGCTCTATCACAACCCTCTTTACCAAGCACCAGCTACAGCATCTCCTCCAGTCCCTGGACATAGCCCTGAGTTATCAGGAAGCAACACTGTTGACAATAGCTTTGATACAAATGTTGTCATGGTCCTCTCAGTTCTTTTATGTGCCTTGATTTGCTCCCTTGGCTTAAATTCTATCATTAGGTGTGCCTTAAGTTGCTCAAGGTTAGTAGCTTCTGATTCAAGTGGAGACGACTCAGCTAGGACAGCCAATACTGGGGTCAAGAAAAAGGCCCTCAAGACTTTCCCAACAGTTAGTTACTCAGCTGAGCTGAACCTGCCAGGATTGGACACCGAGTGTGTGATATGCCTATCAGATTTCACAGCCGGTGAGCGTGTTCGCCTTCTACCAAAGTGCCACCATGGATTCCATGTCCGGTGCATCGATAAGTGGCTAAGTTCACACTCATCATGCCCAAAATGTAGGCACTGCCTGATTGAGACCTGCCAAAAGATCGTCGGCTGCAGCCAGGCTAGCTCATCAGAACCACCTCCACCAGTGCATGAAAGCACTGTAAGCATAGCACCACTGGAACCGGAAGGTTTGATATGTAATTATAGGGGACTTACATAG